The genomic stretch ATAATAATGGTATGTGTTGAATACGTGCAACATAAAGGTAATTATGTATGCCCTATTataagacactgtaccatcaaaatggtTTGGAAGTAGCTATTTAAAGTTTTAAGATAAAAGGGCATATAATGTTGCTTCAAAGCTGGAGTAGAAATGAAATGCTTTAGTGTGGAGAAGTTGCTTGAGTCAAGGAAAGATGGGGAAGACCAAATGTGAGTTGATTTGTTAGCAGAAAAAGGACATCTTGGCCTTTATGAGTAATTCAGTTCAAAATAAAAGGGAACTAATATTTTCTTCCATAGTCAGGCAgccatgtaaaaacaaaagcacaaccaTATGTGGTATGTTGAAAGTACAGAATGTCATCACTGTTTGAGCTAATCTGTTCACGATCGAAAGCAGAAGTACGCCACCTACACCAGAGTAAAGTTATTTTCTCAAACATTCCCACCACTTAGAAAACATCACGAATGTCACTCGGTTGTTAGAAAATGGTGAGGTTTGTCTATAAGGAGCAGTCAGAGATCACTATGGACTATGCAAACATACCCAATACATCAGCCGGGCGTGATGCCCTGGCGAGCTGTTCTGGACAGGATGGTGGAGTGACTGCTGCAGTTCCTGGTAAGCCAGAAAACATACAGGTCAATAAATACTTTGAGTTTTAACCTTTCAAAAAATATGgatttaaaagataaaacatatCAAGAAACATTCTGGAAACAAGGGCTAAGGAGGAATCGATTTTCCCAAAGTTTTTAGTGTACATGAGAAAATATTATTGATCTGCTTTAATGTGATGtaagtttattcagtcattttgcATTGAGGACCACTGACAAGCAATGTCCTTGTATTACACTTGAAAAGTACACACAATGGCTTGTGAAACTGCCTGACAACACATTGACTGATTTTGTAAACCTTGGATTTCCGTAGTTGTAAAATGTTCTAAATTTCGATATCTGTCCCAAATTCCTCGCAGATAACTTCTCAGATAACTCTGTTCGCCTGCTTCATGGAGCAGGCCGTCAGACACTCGGTTTGTGATCATATTTGTCTGAATTATGCACTCAGGGAGAAAACTCTACATATATGTTGCTGTGAGCTTTGGACTTGTGTGCATCCTACAGGCTGCTCTCAACATTTCACTGCGCCACACTCTCTGTGAGTCcttttaattataataattattatttttatttctacagacttgtttttattttttcctattATCATACAGCTAGAAAAAAATTATCTGGTTAGTCAAAATCACAAGATATGACAATCAGTTTCTCtgagagttttttttatgtgtgcagATCACTTGATTGACAATGACATAAGCAACTTTTAGCCCATGATAACTCAGGGAAACATGTTTTGGGGAAGTTTAGAATCAAAACCAATAACAAAGATTAACAGCAGTATTGAGCCCATGTATTACTGTTGGATTTAGTCAGGAGAGGATGGGACTTTCCAGATCTTGCTTAATTTTCTTgctattgaaataaaaacaaaaccgaTGAGTCACAACTGTCAGCTTGAAAACATGGTTATAGTCCAGTGTACACTTTGTTCCTGAATGTTTTCCTGTCTACGTGCCAAAGTAACCTTGAGCATTATAATAGTCTACCAACTTGTTCTGAGTGCATTTAGGCAGAACTGCTGGTTTGATGTAATGTTGACATGTGAATTCTTAATGAAGTGTATCTGCTCTTTCAGACAGTTCTGGCAGTAAGACACCAGGTAAAGAGGCCAGCTGCAAAAATCTGACTGATGAGACTGACGACCTGAAGAGAAAACTGATTAACTATGGTAAGAAGGAGGATGAAACTTGCATCTAAATGGGCATTCAGTGCAATCTTAACAAAAAAAGGATAGGCCGCAAAGAAAAATGACAGTACCTAGCACAGTTCATGCTGCCGGGCGCCCCCATGAGCGTACTCCGGCACAGGAAACAAACATCAGTCCTCAAAGTTATCTTATGTATCTTGATTAACAGATAACTATTTCCAACAAGGATGGGTGTATTTCCATCCCAGTTTCTATTACATTTCTTCCATCAAGAAATCctggacagacagcagagatgactgCCTGCAAAGAGGAGCTGACCTGATTATCATCAACACCAAAGATGAACAGGTGTGTTTGAAGTTAAGAggcaaaaggaagagaaagagtgACAAATGTACTGACTGTGAGGTCATCTAGGGGTAAACTTGATTTAAACTAGTTCTAtttgcagtgttggggagacttaaactacatgtagttgaactacatagctaaACTActatttgctgtaacttgctggtagttaaactacattcatattttgtgctgcgtcatgTGTTTAAACTACTTTTGGGGTAATTTTTTgcagtttaactactcaatttacaaactacaattttggcaaataacatgaaatattctttttattaaaaaaaaaaagacctatatgatataaatgtattttatttttctttgatgatAAAGTGGATAAGGTAAAAGCCTTTGTGAAGTCACCAGATGAGTCCccacaaaatgctttcaaatctctacccaaaatgtccaaagtgttgtgaagttcaacactggtgtcctagccagtgcagcatgtgagcggctttttagtgttggtaaagatgtttttagtgccaaacagaaccggctgtctgataaaaactttgagagactgctcatgtgtcATGTCAACAAGCGATTCTGCCCTGGGATCTAGTTCTAGTTCACtaagtgttagtgcctctgaagttcctgtgttATTGGCCAAACATGTCAGCgtgtgttctttaaaaaataaaacttgagtttaGAGGCAaatttctgctggcatgtgaattttttgtaggctattatattttgtttcatacacaccatatgttgatttatttaacgctgagttgctaaagctacttttttttaagtagcTTTATATTTAAGTAGCTGAATTAtgtgtagttttacaagctacgcttgcaatgtagcttccccaacactgtctgtttgtattgattactgtttttctctgtaaacAAGGAGTTCGCGAGAAAATTCCACGCGCTTCCATGGATCGGACTAACAGACAGAGAAACCAAAGGGATGTGGAAATGGGTGGATGGCACGCCGCTAACCGAAAGGTTCACATGTTATCTTTTTAATCAAAATCGATGCTGAAACTGAATGCATTTTGTTGGTGTGATAACTGGCTTCATACTGAATAACAgagaacattttaatgtaacTTAACCCTGGACTCATGTCGCTGTCCTTCAAATGCTTCTTGGCTCATGCTCTTTGTTTCAAGATTACTCGTTTCTTTGTTTCAGCTACTGGAGCCCTGGAGAGCCCAACGCTTATAGAGGCAAAAGAGAAGACTGTGTAGTATTCAGGTCCCATGATTTGGAAAACAACTGGAATGATTTACCGTGTGAAGAACACAATTTCTGGATCTGTGAAAAGATGATAGCTTTATAACTCAGCATATATAAAACCCTGAAAAGTTAAAATGCACTTTATAATCAGTCTGGGTGCAGAAACTCCACTTTCCCAAAAATATTTCACAATCCtgtgactgtgtgcatgtgaacatCGAACCTGTACCCATGACTTTATGGGGAAAATAACCATTGAGCTAGATCAATTCTTACTCTCAACAAGACAATTATGTCAGCTTGGTGGCCCTGCGCTTCAAACTATGCTGCTGTAGATAACCCAAGAGCGTTATTCCTGAAAGCACCCATATAGCCTAATTTCTGGATGTGCCGTTTAGGTCCGTTGATACAGCAATGGGATGAAAACTAAAAGTCAGCATTGACTTTTTTGACGTTCATATATTCATGTGACCAGGAACTCACAAATGTCATGTGTTTATAACTGTTGTCATGGCAATGAAGGTCACCTGACTATCAAACTCTTAAAATCTGAAATCTTTCTCAACAATCTTTCTTTAACTAACCAGACATGTGTTAATATGGATCAGGGGCAGAGTATTGCGGGTATTGCTAACTTAATAACGGAAGCCAATGGGTTCAATGCTGGAGGGGTGAAGCTGGGAGTGATATTTTTTGATCGATACATGTATATTTATCCCTCAGTTGGTAAGTTGCTGTCATTATTGTCTTTCATCATAACAACAATGCTCTGAATCTCACCTGCTCAGGCAATTAACAGAAGtgctgaagaagaagctgataaCTAATTTATTCACCAAAAGATTTTACCGTCAACAtataattgataaactttatttgaaCATGAGTGAGATGATTGCTGACACGATGTCAACTGACGTAGGgtgaaatgataataaaatgttACCTTAAACACATCAGTGCGAGGATGTTTGTGTCATGGTTGGGGTTTTTAGTTTTATGATTTCCTATTTCATTTTGTAACTctctcctcatgtgtcatgtcttgcttctcatttcctttttccCCTGTAAACGTTAATCACTACCTGTGCATTTAAAGTAAGGCCATTGTCTTCCCCTCttattttgtcagtttgttccCTGAGcttcttttgcttttattttaggTAGTTTTTGTAATCCTTTTATTCTCAGATTTGCCCCTGCCttgtccttttgtttttgttgccagcTTTTCTTTGAAGGCCTGATGCACTTGGCCTTTAGACTTCAACCTTCCAGACTTTGTGCCTTCTGTTTTGGTCCCTTTTTGCTGTAACCATAACAGTTCACGCTTCTTTGGTGGCCTTAATTGCTTAAATAACCTCTGGTACATCCTGTTACTTGTGCTGAAGAAATTTTTTATGTCTATCAATGAGTTGTCATGGAAAGATTTAAATGTGTAATGGTACACCTAGTAAAGTTTGCTATTGGAAAACAGAGTtcaatatttgaatatttttatcTGTATAAAAATGTACTGACATCTATCTATCGTTTAAGTGTGACAGGATCATTTACAACATAGCACTGAACAAAACGGAAAGCACCTTCATGCAGCTGCAACTTTGCAAGGTTAAATAGGTAAAAGCGGTCACCTAACACATTTCACACCTCCAGCCCTCAGTTTCCTGTGAAGTAGAGGGTCAGGTGTGTAAATAGAAAATGTCCTCTTTTAGAAGATGTTACTCTGAACACagtacagaaaaatacatcatcaaaGGACACTTTGATCAGATGTCGATGGCTTCAGGCACCACAGGATCAAACCATATTATTAGTACAGCTGGATCACCATGGCTCAACTATTCAATATTTATGCTAACATAGAAAGTCCCTTAGATTATCCCAGCACGAGGAAACGGGAGATGCCAAGTTCAGAAGGtatttatgaaaatgtgttgattcaCACTCTGGAGCCAAACAGAAGTGGATCAGCGCTCTCAGGTAATAAACACAtgctcaagcacacacacacacacacacacattcgcgaTAAAGACTTTTAACAGTTTTGCTGGTTGAGGAAATGACATACAAAGTTGGGCAAACGAATATAGAATCATGTTGACTCACGAAAATTATATAATCTATGcttttgaatggtttcaatggATGACAGCTGATCCTTTGATTATAATCAAAATTAGCAATAAACCTTCATACTTGTGATAACACTATCCAAGCACCCCAAGCATCACAGTGGCTTCCAACTCTAGCACACAGGTCATTTGACTGTCTgaaataaattgtattttaagAGTTTTATAACATGTGATATTGATAATGCTGgctaaattttatttcatttgattgaattcaaagaaagaaatgacaATCATTGCACTCAATTTCAGGTGTTAAACATGTAAAGAGGACtttctgcagagctgctgcactgtgtctgctgtgtctgctCCTGATTGGATTCTTAGCTCTGGTTTTCCTATGTGAGTACTCTGTTAGTATGCTGCTGCACAAAGAAATATCTTAATGGTTgccagtgtttgtttatttgtttgtttatgtgtcaaacacagttttcaaaagcaactctgagagagaaaaggagatgGCTCAGTTACGGACCAGTTTCAACAACTTGACTCTAGAAAGAGACCAGTTACAGACCAGTTACAACAACTTGACTCTAGAAAGAGACCAGTTACAGACCAGTTACAACAACCTGATTAAGGAAAGAGACCAGTTACAGACCAGTTACAACAACCTGACTCAAGAAAGAGACCAGTTACAGACCAGTTACAACAACCTGACTCAAGAAAGAGACCAGTTACAGACCAGTTACAACAACCTGACTCAAGAAAGAGACCAGTTACAGGCCAGTTACAACCAAGtggtcacagaaaaaaaaacagcagcaagaaACACTGGAAGCCCTGACCGAGGACCGAAATAATCTTTGGATAAAGCTTCAAAGTAAGTTGAGAATGGAATTTCTGAAAAGATTGCTGGGttctgaaaagctgaaaatgaTGAGGAAATAAGGTTGAAGCAGCTGATGTTGAAGCCCTGTAAGCACAACAATAAGCTACAGTGTACTAGATGGAGTTGACTTATCTGTAATAAAGTTACTGTGACACCACAGAGATCAGACAAGCAGTCTAATCAGTTCATATCAATCAGTTATGGGTTTGAAGGGGCCCTAGTTCTGCTATATGAATGAATGACAAGTGGAAATTGTATGAGTTTGGGGAGGTTGAAGAGAAATTCTAAAGAACAATCTAACAGATAAACcccactgtgatgtcaccagcTCTAAATGAAAGATTCAAACACGAACAATAATGTTGTTCACGCTGATGAATGAAAAGAGTAACGAATaagaacagagatgaagagttgATCCAATAATCTTTTGTTGTCAACTCTCAACAGTTAAAACCAGTCAACAGGGAAGGGATCAGAAGTCAACAACAAGGAGATGGACTGCTGGAGGTGGATCAAGGAAGACATCGCATCCGAGACAGATGCCATTTTGGAACAGACAGGATAATCATTTCCCATCCCCACACAACCAGCTGTTATCACATGAACAGAATCTCATAAACTGGCCACATGATAACAACTAAATCCTCCTCTGTAGTGTACAGTAACAAGATGGGGGTAAAAGCTTTAGAAATAATAAGCTGCACCTTCTGTTTT from Sparus aurata chromosome 1, fSpaAur1.1, whole genome shotgun sequence encodes the following:
- the LOC115583642 gene encoding CD209 antigen-like protein A isoform X1, with protein sequence MVRFVYKEQSEITMDYANIPNTSAGRDALASCSGQDGGVTAAVPGRKLYIYVAVSFGLVCILQAALNISLRHTLYSSGSKTPGKEASCKNLTDETDDLKRKLINYDNYFQQGWVYFHPSFYYISSIKKSWTDSRDDCLQRGADLIIINTKDEQEFARKFHALPWIGLTDRETKGMWKWVDGTPLTESYWSPGEPNAYRGKREDCVVFRSHDLENNWNDLPCEEHNFWICEKMIAL
- the LOC115583642 gene encoding CD209 antigen-like protein E isoform X2 — its product is MVRFVYKEQSEITMDYANIPNTSAGRDALASCSGQDGGVTAAVPDSSGSKTPGKEASCKNLTDETDDLKRKLINYDNYFQQGWVYFHPSFYYISSIKKSWTDSRDDCLQRGADLIIINTKDEQEFARKFHALPWIGLTDRETKGMWKWVDGTPLTESYWSPGEPNAYRGKREDCVVFRSHDLENNWNDLPCEEHNFWICEKMIAL